One window of the Manihot esculenta cultivar AM560-2 chromosome 14, M.esculenta_v8, whole genome shotgun sequence genome contains the following:
- the LOC110600349 gene encoding choline/ethanolaminephosphotransferase 1, which yields MGYIGSHGVAALHRYKYSGVDHSYVAKYVLQPFWSRFVNFFPLWMPPNMITLTGFMFLVTSALLGYLYSPHLDTAPPRWVHFAHGLLLFLYQTFDAVDGKQARRTSSSSPLGELFDHGCDALACAFESMAFGSTAMCGRDTFWFWVISAVTFYGATWEHFFTNTLILPAINGPTEGLMLIYVTHFFTGIVGAEWWVQHFGESFPFLSWVPIMSEIPTSRAVLFLMIAFGVIPTVAFNVSNVYKVVQARKGNMLLALAMLYPFIVLMGGVLVWDYLSPSDIMGKYPHLVVLGTGLAFGFLVGRMILAHLCDEPKGLKTNMCMSLLYLPFAIANALTAKLNDGVPLVDEFWVLLGYCVFTVGLYLHFATSVIHEITTALGINCFRITRKEA from the exons ATGGGGTACATAGGATCACATGGAGTAGCAGCACTTCACAGATATAAATACAGTGGAGTTGATCACTCTTATGTTGCTAAATATGTGTTGCAGCCCTTTTGGAGTCGATTCGTTAACTTCTTCCCTCTCTGGATGCC ACCCAACATG ATCACCCTTACAGGATTCATGTTTTTGGTTACTTCTGCACTGCTTGGCTAT CTATATTCACCTCACTTGGATACAGCTCCACCAAGATGGGTTCACTTTGCTCATGGattacttctatttttataTCAG ACATTTGATGCTGTTGACGGGAAGCAAGCACGACGGACAAGCTCCTCAAGTCCGTTAGGAGAACTTTTTGACCATG GATGTGATGCGCTTGCATGTGCA TTTGAAAGCATGGCTTTTGGTAGCACTGCAATGTGTGGAAGAGACACTTTCTGGTTTTGGGTTATTTCAGCTGTTACATTTTATGGTGCAACATGGGAGCA CTTTTTTACTAATACTCTCATTCTTCCTGCAATTAATGGACCAACTGAGGGTTTGATGCTAATATATGTAACTCATTTTTTCACGGGAATAGTTG GCGCTGAGTGGTGGGTTCAGCACTTTGGGGAGTCCTTTCCCTTTCTAAGTTGGGTGCCAATAATGAGTG AAATCCCAACTTCCAGAGCTGTACTGTTTTTAATGATAGCTTTCGGTGTTATTCCTACAGTTGCATTCAA TGTGTCCAATGTCTACAAGGTTGTTCAGGCAAGAAAAGGCAACATGTTACTGGCATTAGCCATG CTCTACCCCTTTATTGTGCTTATGGGAGGTGTCTTGGTGTG GGATTATCTGTCTCCATCTGACATAATGGGAAAATATCCTCATTTAGTTGTGCTGGGAACCGGACTTGCATTTGGGTTTCTTGTG GGAAGGATGATTCTGGCCCACTTGTGCGATGAACCGAAGGGATTGAAAACTAACATGTGCATG TCCTTATTATATCTACCATTTGCCATTGCAAATGCCCTCACCGCCAAACTGAATGATGG AGTTCCTTTGGTTGATGAGTTCTGGGTTCTTCTTGGCTACTGTGTATTCACAg TGGGGCTCTATTTGCACTTTGCTACATCAGTCATTCATGAAATCACAACAGCCTTGGGTATTAATTGCTTCAG GATTACTAGGAAAGAAGCTTGA
- the LOC110599775 gene encoding S-adenosylmethionine decarboxylase proenzyme, with the protein MVNMAMAVSAIGFEGYEKRLEITFFEPAIFVDPEGKGFRTLSKAQLDEILGPAECTIVDSLSNDHVDSYVLSESSLFVYPYKIIIKTCGTTKLLLSIPPVLKLAHALSLDVKSVRYTRGSFIFPGAQSYPHRSFSEEVCTLDSYFGKLGTESKAYILGGDDSPHKWHIYSASADSAISCDHVYTVEMCMTSLDREKASIFFKSQSASASTMTIDSGIRKILPDSDICDFDFDPCGYSMNAIEGAAISTIHITPEEGFSYASFETVGYDLEEMSLNHLVDRVLVCFQPSQFSIAVHGGVAGEQLVRTCSLNVKGYCCGERSLEELGKGGSIVYQTFVSTGDTGSPRSTLKCCWKEEEEEDED; encoded by the coding sequence ATGGTCAATATGGCCATGGCTGTTTCTGCAATTGGTTTTGAAGGTTACGAGAAGAGGCTAGAAATAACATTTTTTGAGCCTGCCATATTTGTTGATCCTGAAGGGAAGGGCTTTCGAACTCTTTCTAAGGCTCAATTGGATGAGATTCTTGGACCAGCTGAGTGCACTATTGTTGATTCACTATCAAATGATCATGTCGACTCTTATGTCCTTTCTGAGTCTAGCCTCTTTGTGTATCCTTACAAGATCATCATCAAAACCTGTGGGACTACAAAACTGCTTCTTTCAATACCACCCGTCTTGAAGTTGGCTCATGCCCTTTCTCTTGACGTAAAATCTGTGAGGTATACTCGTGGGAGCTTTATTTTCCCTGGAGCTCAGTCATATCCTCATCGCAGTTTCTCTGAAGAAGTTTGTACCTTAGATAGTTATTTTGGGAAGCTTGGTACTGAAAGTAAGGCTTATATCCTGGGTGGGGATGACAGCCCACATAAATGGCATATTTACTCTGCATCTGCAGATTCTGCAATCTCTTGTGACCATGTTTACACTGTGGAGATGTGCATGACTAGTTTGGACCGAGAAAAGGCttctatttttttcaaatcCCAATCAGCTTCTGCATCTACTATGACCATTGATTCTGGCATAAGAAAGATTCTACCAGACTCTGACATAtgtgattttgattttgatccaTGTGGTTATTCAATGAATGCTATTGAAGGAGCTGCTATTTCTACAATCCATATTACACCAGAAGAAGGTTTCAGCTATGCGAGCTTTGAAACAGTAGGATATGATCTAGAAGAAATGAGCCTAAACCACTTGGTTGACAGGGTGTTGGTTTGCTTCCAGCCGAGTCAGTTCTCAATTGCTGTACATGGCGGTGTTGCAGGTGAGCAACTAGTGCGGACTTGTTCACTGAATGTTAAGGGATACTGCTGCGGAGAGAGGAGCCTTGAAGAGCTGGGAAAGGGTGGTTCCATTGTCTACCAGACGTTCGTCAGTACTGGGGACACTGGTTCGCCTAGGTCTACTCTGAAATGCTGTTggaaagaggaagaagaggaagatgagGATTAG